Proteins from a single region of Labedella gwakjiensis:
- a CDS encoding succinate dehydrogenase iron-sulfur subunit, with amino-acid sequence MSTATLDAAPSDADAIQSFTVTLIIRRFDPEVDEEPRWQDFDVEMFATDRILDALHKIKWDQDGSLTFRRSCAHGICGSDAMRINGRNRLACKTLIKDLDISKPIYVEAIKGLPLEKDLIVDMEPFFASYREVQPFLQARTEPGAGKERVQSVADRARFDDTTKCILCAACTSSCPVFWTDGQYFGPAAIVNAHRFIFDSRDDEAKVRLDILGGKDGVWRCRTTFNCTEACPRGIQVTQAIAEVKSAMMRGTA; translated from the coding sequence ATGTCGACGGCCACCCTCGACGCAGCACCGAGCGACGCTGACGCGATCCAGTCGTTCACCGTGACCCTCATCATCCGCCGGTTCGACCCGGAGGTGGACGAGGAGCCGCGCTGGCAGGACTTCGACGTGGAGATGTTCGCGACGGACCGCATCCTCGACGCGCTGCACAAGATTAAGTGGGACCAGGACGGCTCGCTCACGTTCCGCCGCTCCTGCGCCCACGGGATCTGCGGTTCCGACGCGATGCGCATCAACGGGCGCAACCGTCTGGCCTGCAAGACGCTCATCAAGGACCTCGACATCTCGAAGCCGATCTACGTCGAGGCGATCAAGGGCCTCCCCCTCGAGAAGGACCTCATCGTCGACATGGAGCCGTTCTTCGCCTCCTACCGCGAGGTCCAGCCGTTCCTCCAGGCCCGCACGGAGCCGGGCGCCGGCAAGGAGCGCGTGCAGTCGGTCGCCGACCGCGCCCGCTTCGACGACACCACGAAGTGCATCCTGTGCGCCGCGTGCACCTCGTCGTGCCCCGTGTTCTGGACCGACGGCCAGTACTTCGGCCCGGCCGCCATCGTGAACGCGCACCGCTTCATCTTCGACTCCCGCGACGACGAGGCGAAGGTCCGCCTCGACATCCTCGGGGGCAAGGACGGCGTGTGGCGCTGCCGCACCACGTTCAACTGCACCGAGGCGTGCCCTCGCGGCATCCAGGTGACCCAGGCGATCGCGGAGGTCAAGTCCGCGATGATGCGAGGCACCGCCTGA
- the sdhA gene encoding succinate dehydrogenase flavoprotein subunit gives MTNSTAPSSESTVVDGVHYHQFDIVIVGAGGAGMRAAIEAGPGAKTAVISKLYPTRSHTGAAQGGMAAALANVEEDSWEWHTFDTVKGGDYLVDQDAAEILAKEAIDAVIDLENMGLPFNRTPEGKIDQRRFGGHTRDHGKAPVRRACYAADRTGHMILQTLFQNCVRLGINFFNEFYVLDVVMTEVDGVEQPSGVVAYELSTGDLHVFQSKAIIFATGGFGKIYKTTSNAHTLTGDGVGIIWRKKLPLEDMEFFQFHPTGLAGLGILLTEGARGEGAILRNASGERFMERYAPTIKDLAPRDIVARCMVQEVAEGRGAGPHKDYVLLDCTHLGAEVLETKLPDITEFARTYLGVDPVVEPVPVMPTAHYAMGGIPTNVAAEVLRDNTTVVPGLYAAGECACVSVHGSNRLGTNSLLDINVFGKRAGRNAAEYVQNVDFTPLPEDPTKEIRELISQLRSATGTERVAALRKELQDNMDRNAQVFRTDESLAEVTETIHGLRERYLGISVQDKGKRYNTDLLEAIELGFLLDLAEVVVFSARNREESRGGHMRDDFPKRDDENYMKHTMAYLSGDPHSANPADHIRLDWKPVVITRYQPMERKY, from the coding sequence ATGACGAACTCAACAGCACCCTCTTCCGAGTCGACCGTCGTCGACGGCGTCCACTACCACCAGTTCGACATCGTCATCGTGGGCGCCGGCGGCGCCGGCATGCGCGCGGCGATCGAGGCCGGGCCCGGCGCCAAGACGGCCGTGATCTCCAAGCTCTACCCGACGCGCTCCCACACGGGAGCAGCGCAGGGCGGCATGGCCGCGGCACTCGCGAACGTCGAAGAGGACAGCTGGGAGTGGCACACCTTCGACACGGTCAAGGGAGGCGACTACCTCGTCGACCAGGACGCTGCGGAGATCCTCGCGAAGGAGGCCATCGACGCGGTCATCGACCTCGAGAACATGGGCCTGCCGTTCAACCGCACGCCGGAGGGGAAGATCGACCAGCGCCGGTTCGGCGGCCACACGCGCGACCACGGCAAGGCGCCCGTGCGCCGCGCCTGCTACGCCGCCGACCGCACCGGGCACATGATCCTGCAGACGCTCTTCCAGAACTGCGTCAGGCTCGGCATCAACTTCTTCAACGAGTTCTACGTCCTCGACGTCGTGATGACCGAGGTCGACGGGGTCGAGCAGCCGTCCGGCGTCGTCGCGTACGAGCTCTCCACCGGGGACCTCCACGTCTTCCAGTCGAAGGCGATCATCTTCGCCACCGGTGGCTTCGGGAAGATCTACAAGACCACCTCGAACGCGCACACCCTCACGGGCGACGGCGTCGGCATCATCTGGCGCAAGAAGCTCCCCCTCGAGGACATGGAGTTCTTCCAGTTCCACCCCACGGGCCTCGCCGGGCTCGGCATCCTCCTCACCGAGGGCGCTCGAGGCGAGGGCGCGATCCTGCGCAACGCCTCGGGCGAGCGCTTCATGGAACGCTACGCCCCCACCATCAAGGACCTCGCCCCCCGTGACATCGTCGCGCGCTGCATGGTCCAGGAGGTGGCGGAGGGCCGCGGCGCCGGTCCGCACAAGGACTACGTCCTCCTCGACTGCACCCACCTCGGCGCGGAGGTGCTCGAGACGAAGCTCCCCGACATCACCGAATTCGCCCGCACGTACCTGGGCGTCGACCCTGTCGTCGAGCCGGTTCCCGTCATGCCTACGGCGCACTACGCGATGGGCGGCATCCCCACGAACGTCGCGGCCGAGGTCCTGCGCGACAACACGACCGTGGTCCCCGGGCTCTACGCCGCCGGCGAGTGCGCTTGCGTGTCGGTGCACGGCTCCAACCGTCTCGGCACCAACTCTCTCCTCGACATCAACGTGTTCGGCAAGCGCGCCGGTCGGAACGCGGCCGAGTACGTGCAGAACGTCGACTTCACGCCGCTGCCGGAGGATCCCACCAAGGAGATCCGCGAACTCATCTCGCAGCTGCGCTCGGCCACCGGCACGGAGCGCGTCGCCGCGCTCCGCAAGGAGCTGCAGGACAACATGGACCGCAACGCCCAGGTGTTCCGGACCGACGAGTCGCTCGCTGAGGTGACCGAGACCATCCACGGTCTGCGCGAGCGCTACCTCGGCATCTCGGTGCAGGACAAGGGCAAGCGGTACAACACCGACCTCCTCGAGGCGATCGAGCTGGGCTTCCTGCTCGACCTCGCCGAGGTCGTCGTGTTCTCGGCGCGGAACCGCGAGGAGAGCCGTGGCGGTCACATGCGCGACGACTTCCCGAAGCGCGACGACGAGAACTACATGAAGCACACGATGGCGTACCTGTCGGGTGACCCCCATTCCGCGAACCCGGCCGACCACATCCGGCTCGATTGGAAGCCCGTGGTCATCACCCGGTACCAGCCGATGGAGAGGAAGTACTGA
- a CDS encoding succinate dehydrogenase hydrophobic membrane anchor subunit, whose protein sequence is MTSTTIESPRTPAGSAKRRGVNWEKWGWVYMRVSGVILIVLIFGHLFVNLMVGEGVKAIDFAFVGGKWSDPFWMVWDTLMLWLAMIHGGNGMRTIVNDYARSPRLRKVLLGAIAASVVVLILLGTLVVFTFDPCPVVPADQAHLLPSFCPAP, encoded by the coding sequence ATGACATCCACCACCATCGAATCGCCCCGCACCCCTGCGGGCTCCGCGAAGCGTCGCGGCGTCAACTGGGAGAAGTGGGGATGGGTCTACATGCGGGTCTCCGGTGTGATCCTCATCGTCCTGATCTTCGGCCACCTCTTCGTCAACCTCATGGTCGGCGAAGGCGTGAAGGCGATCGACTTCGCGTTCGTCGGCGGCAAGTGGTCCGACCCGTTCTGGATGGTCTGGGACACGCTCATGCTGTGGCTCGCCATGATCCACGGCGGCAACGGAATGCGCACGATCGTCAACGACTACGCGCGTTCGCCCCGCCTGCGGAAGGTGCTCCTCGGAGCCATCGCCGCATCGGTCGTCGTCCTCATCCTGCTCGGCACGCTCGTCGTCTTCACCTTCGACCCGTGCCCCGTGGTGCCCGCCGATCAGGCGCACCTGCTGCCCTCCTTCTGCCCCGCTCCGTGA
- the sdhC gene encoding succinate dehydrogenase, cytochrome b556 subunit — protein sequence MSVKTVGTPEQSRQPDPSTTTSRRPSGTLYRGREGMWSWVLHRITGVSIFFFLLVHVLDTALVRVSPEAYNAVIGTYQTPIMGLGETALVGAIVFHAFNGLRIILIDFWSKGTRYQRVMFYVVIGLWVVTMIGFVPRHLINVFSH from the coding sequence GTGTCAGTGAAGACTGTCGGAACACCGGAGCAATCGAGACAACCCGATCCGTCCACGACGACGTCGCGCCGTCCATCCGGAACGCTGTACCGCGGCCGCGAAGGCATGTGGTCGTGGGTGCTGCACCGGATCACGGGCGTGTCCATCTTCTTCTTCCTCCTCGTGCACGTGCTCGACACGGCACTCGTCCGCGTCTCGCCCGAGGCGTACAACGCGGTCATCGGCACGTACCAGACGCCCATCATGGGTCTGGGCGAGACGGCGCTCGTCGGCGCGATCGTCTTCCACGCCTTCAACGGACTGCGGATCATCCTCATCGACTTCTGGTCGAAGGGCACGCGATACCAGCGCGTCATGTTCTACGTCGTGATCGGCCTGTGGGTCGTCACGATGATCGGTTTCGTGCCGCGGCACCTCATCAACGTGTTCAGCCACTAG
- a CDS encoding magnesium and cobalt transport protein CorA → MDDSNTLGIPLPDPRRNVSARGARRLVHAPDDRDSLVAAGIYSDGRKVSAPDSLQEAFATLRETPDSFAWIGLYRPDENEVGEIAHEFGLHALAVEDAVLAHQRPKMERYDDVLFIVLRAADYVDETERLVFGELHVFLGPNFIVTLRHAEAPQLTGVRSRMEDNPQLLRLGPHAVLYAIIDAVVDEYQPVIRGLSNDIDEIEEEVFEGDATVSRRIYELSREVIAFERAEQPLLDVVRRLELGSDKYGVAPELQRGLRDVADHLVHVDEKVTAFRQLLRDILTVNGTLVAQRQNDEIARMTETSLEQGEVVKRISAWAAILFGPTVITGIYGMNFDNMPELHWAFGYPFALALLAGSGAALYAVFKRKTWL, encoded by the coding sequence GTGGACGACTCGAACACCCTCGGTATCCCGCTCCCCGACCCCCGACGGAACGTCTCGGCGCGAGGCGCGAGACGGCTCGTGCACGCTCCGGACGATCGGGACAGCCTCGTGGCGGCCGGCATCTACTCGGATGGACGGAAGGTCTCGGCGCCCGACAGCCTCCAGGAGGCGTTCGCGACTCTGCGCGAGACGCCCGACTCCTTCGCCTGGATCGGGCTCTACCGTCCGGACGAGAACGAGGTCGGGGAGATCGCACACGAATTCGGGCTGCACGCTCTCGCCGTCGAGGACGCCGTGCTCGCGCACCAGCGACCCAAGATGGAGCGATACGACGACGTGCTCTTCATCGTCCTGCGCGCCGCGGACTACGTCGACGAGACCGAGCGCCTCGTCTTCGGGGAGCTCCACGTGTTCCTCGGACCGAACTTCATCGTCACCCTGCGCCACGCCGAAGCACCCCAGCTCACGGGTGTGCGCTCGCGCATGGAGGACAACCCCCAACTCCTGAGGCTCGGCCCGCACGCCGTCCTGTACGCGATCATCGACGCCGTCGTGGACGAGTACCAGCCCGTGATCCGCGGCCTCTCGAACGACATCGACGAGATCGAAGAGGAGGTCTTCGAGGGCGACGCGACCGTCTCGAGGCGCATCTACGAGCTCTCCCGCGAGGTCATCGCCTTCGAGCGCGCCGAGCAGCCCCTCCTCGACGTCGTCCGCCGCCTCGAGCTCGGCAGCGACAAGTACGGGGTCGCGCCCGAGCTGCAGCGCGGGCTCCGGGACGTCGCGGACCACCTCGTGCACGTCGACGAGAAGGTCACGGCCTTCCGGCAGCTCCTGCGCGACATCCTCACGGTCAACGGCACACTCGTCGCCCAGCGGCAGAACGACGAGATCGCCCGCATGACCGAGACGAGCCTCGAACAGGGAGAGGTCGTCAAACGCATCTCCGCGTGGGCAGCGATCCTGTTCGGTCCCACGGTGATCACGGGCATCTACGGGATGAACTTCGACAACATGCCCGAACTGCACTGGGCGTTCGGGTACCCCTTCGCCCTCGCGCTGCTCGCCGGGTCGGGAGCAGCCCTCTACGCCGTGTTCAAGCGGAAGACGTGGCTCTAG
- a CDS encoding mannose-1-phosphate guanylyltransferase, with the protein MTTSLERFYSVIPAGGIGSRLWPLSRADAPKFLHDLTGSGTTLLRATYDRLAPLAGAERIMVVTGRAHRSAVEAQLPGIADHNIVLESEPRESSAAIGLAAAILSRREPDVIIGSFAADHVIRSSRQFRATVAEAAAAADAGYVTTIGIQPTEPAIGFGYINSGESLEIASSPSAMRVRSFVEKPDLATARRYLRSGEYLWNAGMFISRADVLLEELGRSEPALRDGLLELAAVWDDPALRGPAVDRIWPELPKVAIDYSVAEPAAKAGRLAVVPGHFDWDDVGDFASLAKINSGGRPSDLAILGENARVLADSSSGIVVTQTERVISLIGVKDIVVVDTPDALLVTTRENAQRVKSVVDALKLSGRGDVL; encoded by the coding sequence ATGACGACGTCTCTCGAGCGGTTCTACAGCGTGATCCCGGCCGGCGGTATCGGCTCCCGGCTGTGGCCGCTGTCTCGCGCCGACGCGCCCAAGTTCCTGCACGATCTCACGGGCAGCGGCACGACTCTGCTGCGCGCGACATACGACCGTCTCGCACCCCTCGCGGGCGCCGAACGCATCATGGTCGTCACGGGGCGCGCCCACCGCTCGGCGGTGGAGGCCCAGCTCCCGGGGATCGCCGACCACAACATCGTCTTGGAGAGCGAACCGCGCGAGTCATCCGCGGCGATCGGCCTCGCTGCGGCCATCCTGTCGCGGCGCGAGCCCGATGTGATCATCGGATCGTTCGCCGCCGACCACGTCATCAGGAGCTCCCGTCAGTTCCGCGCCACCGTGGCGGAGGCCGCCGCGGCCGCCGATGCCGGATACGTCACGACGATCGGTATCCAGCCGACGGAGCCGGCCATCGGATTCGGTTACATCAACAGCGGCGAGAGCCTCGAGATCGCGTCGTCGCCGAGCGCGATGCGCGTCCGCTCGTTCGTCGAGAAGCCCGATCTGGCGACCGCACGTCGCTATCTGCGGTCCGGGGAGTACCTCTGGAACGCCGGCATGTTCATCAGCCGTGCCGACGTGCTCCTCGAGGAGCTCGGCCGCTCGGAGCCCGCCCTGCGTGACGGCCTGCTCGAACTCGCAGCCGTGTGGGACGACCCGGCTCTGCGCGGGCCGGCCGTCGACCGGATCTGGCCGGAGCTCCCGAAGGTCGCGATCGACTACTCCGTCGCCGAGCCGGCGGCGAAGGCCGGACGGCTCGCTGTCGTTCCCGGACACTTCGACTGGGACGACGTCGGCGATTTCGCGTCGCTCGCCAAGATCAACTCGGGCGGACGTCCGTCGGATCTCGCGATCCTCGGCGAGAACGCCCGCGTGCTCGCGGACTCGTCGAGCGGCATCGTCGTGACCCAGACGGAGAGGGTGATCAGCCTCATCGGGGTGAAGGACATCGTGGTGGTGGACACCCCCGACGCGCTGCTCGTGACCACGCGGGAGAACGCGCAGCGCGTGAAGTCGGTCGTCGACGCCCTCAAGCTGTCGGGCCGCGGCGACGTCCTGTGA
- a CDS encoding HAD family hydrolase, whose protein sequence is MTTIQPEPGNTSLPDLTSYDAILFDLDGVLTPTADVHMHAWKVMFTELFDAWGVAKPYTDDDYYLSLDGMQRYEGVSRLLASRGIDLPWGSPDDAPTAETVCGVGNRKNVVFADILERDGVTAYPGSIAMLDVLEAAGTPKAVVSSSKNAESVLRAAGLRDRFPVVVDGAVAEVEGLPSKPAPDMFLLGATRLGVDPARSVVVEDAASGVAAGVTGGFALVLGVDRGAGPDALLAAGAHLVVPDLSDLLGAAAPSSH, encoded by the coding sequence GTGACCACCATCCAGCCGGAACCGGGCAACACGTCCTTGCCTGACCTCACCTCGTACGACGCCATCCTCTTCGACCTCGACGGGGTGCTCACGCCCACCGCCGACGTGCACATGCACGCCTGGAAGGTCATGTTCACGGAGCTCTTCGACGCGTGGGGCGTCGCAAAGCCGTACACGGACGACGACTACTACCTCTCCCTCGACGGGATGCAGCGGTATGAGGGCGTCTCGCGGCTCCTCGCCTCCCGCGGGATCGACCTCCCCTGGGGCTCGCCCGACGACGCACCGACGGCCGAGACCGTCTGCGGCGTCGGCAACCGGAAGAACGTCGTGTTCGCCGACATCCTCGAGCGTGACGGCGTCACGGCGTACCCCGGTTCGATCGCCATGCTCGACGTCCTCGAGGCGGCCGGTACCCCGAAGGCCGTCGTGTCGAGCTCGAAGAACGCCGAGTCCGTCCTCCGAGCCGCTGGTCTCCGCGACCGCTTCCCCGTCGTGGTCGACGGCGCCGTCGCGGAGGTCGAGGGGCTGCCGAGCAAGCCAGCCCCCGACATGTTCCTGCTCGGAGCCACACGGCTCGGCGTGGATCCCGCGCGCTCCGTCGTCGTGGAGGACGCGGCATCGGGCGTGGCCGCCGGGGTCACCGGTGGCTTCGCCCTCGTCCTCGGAGTCGACAGGGGAGCTGGGCCCGACGCGCTGCTCGCCGCCGGCGCGCACCTCGTGGTCCCCGATCTCTCCGATCTCCTGGGGGCCGCGGCCCCCTCCTCCCACTGA
- a CDS encoding glycoside hydrolase family 65 protein: protein MMDRERFPVDPWKLVEKTYDLDSAGQAETLFSIGNGYLGMRGNNAEGRKAHEHGTFINGLHETWPIRHAEQAYGFAEVGQTIVNAPDAKVMRLYVDDEPLSLDEAELIDYTRTLDFRSGVLTRELLWFTPAGKRVRVRTSRMVSFVERHLAVMTMEVTVEDSDAPVTISCQMLNRQDGEDEYGGAPGRSGKSFDPRKTDKISERVLVPGEYWQDGGRSVLSYRVANSGMTVAVAADHAIETENDYVHRTIVEPDIAKNVYRVQAKAGVPISVTKFVSYHSSRGAPTRELINRCRRTLDRARSEGLAAQYEKQRDWLDTYWAASDVEIDGQPEIQQAVRWNLLQLAQAAARADGLGIPAKGLTGSGYSGHYFWDTEIYVLPFLSYTTPLFARNALRMREQMLPAARKRAGQLNEDGALFPWRTISGEEASAYYAAGTAQYHINADVTFALARYVRATGDTDFLHRGAIDIAVETARLWTTLGFWRIVDEETETFHIHGVTGPDEYTTVVNDNLFTNVMARFNLRYAAQCVRELKETDPRGFALLTARLSLDADEVEEWERIAESMMIPYSEALGIHPQDAQFLDREVWDLANTPKERMPLLLHFHPLVIYRFQVLKQADVVLALFLQGGEFTHDEKLADFEYYDPLTTGDSTLSGAVQSIIAAEIGYQDLALEYFTDSLFVDLADLHNNSSDGVHVASAGGVWSSLVSGFGGMRDYDGSLSFDPRLPAEWTKLAFNLTWRGSKLVVRVRTNEFSVEVVEGEAVDFSVRGKDYTVEAGAELVVPLRDQGPRIPGKPTQRIHSRARRDDGTLMTASLPVVSNYLQEDDIEGGS, encoded by the coding sequence ATGATGGACCGCGAACGCTTCCCGGTCGACCCGTGGAAGCTCGTCGAGAAGACGTACGATCTCGACTCGGCCGGCCAAGCGGAGACCCTGTTCTCCATCGGGAACGGCTACCTCGGCATGCGCGGCAACAACGCGGAGGGTCGGAAGGCGCACGAGCACGGCACCTTCATCAACGGCCTCCACGAGACGTGGCCGATCCGCCACGCCGAGCAGGCCTATGGCTTCGCCGAGGTGGGGCAGACCATCGTGAACGCGCCGGACGCCAAGGTCATGCGCCTCTACGTGGACGACGAGCCGCTCTCGCTCGACGAGGCCGAGCTCATCGACTACACCCGCACCCTCGACTTCCGCAGTGGGGTGCTCACGCGCGAGCTGCTGTGGTTCACGCCGGCCGGCAAGCGTGTTCGCGTGCGGACGAGTCGGATGGTCTCCTTCGTCGAGCGCCACCTCGCGGTCATGACCATGGAGGTCACGGTCGAGGACTCCGATGCCCCCGTCACGATCTCCTGCCAGATGCTCAACCGCCAGGACGGCGAGGACGAGTACGGCGGTGCCCCCGGACGGAGCGGCAAGTCCTTCGATCCGCGGAAGACCGACAAGATCTCCGAGCGCGTGCTCGTGCCGGGGGAGTACTGGCAGGACGGCGGGCGGAGCGTCCTGAGCTACCGCGTGGCGAACTCCGGAATGACGGTCGCCGTCGCGGCCGACCACGCCATCGAGACCGAGAACGACTACGTCCATCGCACGATCGTCGAGCCCGACATCGCGAAGAACGTCTACCGCGTTCAGGCGAAGGCCGGTGTACCCATCAGCGTGACGAAGTTCGTGAGCTACCACTCGTCTCGCGGAGCGCCGACGCGCGAGCTCATCAACCGCTGCCGCCGCACCCTCGACCGCGCGCGGTCCGAGGGTCTCGCCGCCCAGTACGAGAAGCAGCGCGACTGGCTCGACACCTACTGGGCCGCGTCCGACGTGGAGATCGACGGGCAGCCGGAGATCCAGCAGGCCGTGCGGTGGAACCTGCTCCAGCTCGCACAAGCGGCCGCGCGCGCCGATGGGCTCGGCATTCCCGCCAAGGGCCTCACGGGGAGCGGCTACAGCGGCCACTACTTCTGGGACACCGAGATCTACGTGCTCCCCTTCCTCAGTTACACGACGCCGCTCTTCGCCCGCAATGCGCTGCGGATGCGCGAGCAGATGCTGCCGGCGGCCCGGAAGCGTGCCGGCCAGTTGAACGAGGATGGGGCGCTCTTCCCCTGGCGCACGATCAGCGGAGAGGAGGCGTCCGCCTACTACGCGGCGGGTACGGCCCAGTACCACATCAACGCCGACGTGACCTTCGCGCTCGCGCGCTACGTTCGGGCGACGGGCGACACCGACTTCCTGCACCGCGGAGCGATCGACATCGCGGTGGAGACGGCTCGACTGTGGACGACGCTCGGTTTCTGGCGCATCGTGGACGAGGAGACGGAGACGTTCCACATCCACGGGGTCACCGGCCCTGACGAGTACACGACGGTCGTCAACGACAACCTCTTCACGAACGTCATGGCGCGTTTCAACCTGCGGTATGCGGCGCAGTGCGTCCGTGAGCTCAAGGAGACGGACCCGCGGGGCTTCGCGCTCCTCACGGCCCGCCTGTCGCTCGACGCCGACGAGGTCGAGGAGTGGGAGCGCATCGCGGAGTCGATGATGATCCCGTACTCGGAGGCGCTCGGCATCCACCCGCAGGACGCGCAGTTCCTCGACCGTGAGGTGTGGGACCTCGCGAACACGCCGAAGGAGCGGATGCCCCTCCTGCTCCACTTCCACCCTCTCGTCATCTACCGGTTCCAGGTGCTCAAGCAGGCGGACGTCGTGCTCGCCCTGTTCCTCCAGGGCGGCGAGTTCACGCACGACGAGAAACTCGCCGACTTCGAGTACTACGACCCGCTGACCACGGGGGACTCCACGCTGTCCGGGGCCGTGCAGTCGATCATCGCCGCGGAGATCGGGTACCAGGACCTCGCGCTCGAGTACTTCACCGACTCGCTCTTCGTCGACCTCGCGGACCTCCACAACAATTCGTCGGACGGCGTTCACGTCGCATCGGCCGGTGGCGTGTGGAGCTCCCTCGTGAGCGGCTTCGGCGGTATGCGCGACTACGACGGCTCGCTGTCGTTCGACCCCCGACTGCCGGCCGAGTGGACGAAGCTCGCCTTCAACCTCACCTGGCGCGGGAGCAAGCTCGTCGTGCGCGTGCGGACGAACGAGTTCAGCGTTGAGGTCGTCGAGGGCGAGGCCGTCGACTTCTCCGTCCGCGGGAAGGACTACACCGTGGAGGCCGGCGCGGAGCTCGTGGTGCCCCTGCGCGACCAGGGTCCGCGCATCCCCGGCAAGCCCACGCAGCGCATCCACTCGCGGGCGCGTCGCGACGACGGTACCCTCATGACGGCGAGCCTGCCCGTGGTGAGCAACTACCTGCAGGAGGACGACATCGAGGGCGGTTCCTGA